Below is a genomic region from Fusobacterium canifelinum.
GTTTTATATCACTCATAGAAACTACTCCTGTCGCAAGTATTCTATCTGATCTTAAGAAATCTTCTTTTGCAAATTTTAAATGTTTAACATTCTCTAAATTATCTAACATTTCAGTAATTCTTTTATTTTCTTTCTTTTTCATAATCATTGCAAATATAATTAAAAAAAATACAAGCACCCATAAAAAAATGGGTATCATAAATTTGATTAAAGTAGATGATAAAGGACTTCCCGTAAAACGCGGATATTCTTTTACAAATTCTACTTCTTTAAGATAAGTTTTATAGCCTCCAAATAAAATAAAAAAAGTATTTATTATCAAAAATATTACTTCTACATAGTAAAATCCTTTTGCTGATCTTTCAATTTTCAACATCCTATAAAAAAATTCTCTAGCTTCTAAATCTTTTTCACTTTCGTCAAATTCTGAAAATAAAATTTTTTCTACTTTTCTTTCTCTAAATAAATAAGCCATAAAAAATAAAAAAATTAATAAACATGGCATAAGCATAATGTAAGCAAAATCTCCCAATTAAAACGCTCCTTTTTCATTTAAATTTTTTTTGTTTAATATTAAATTTTTAATTTCCTCAGCAAGAATTTCTTTAGGAGAAAATATTTTTAAAGGTTTCCAAGAATTTTTAAAAATAAAATTTAAATAATATCTAGTGCCATTACGAACAAAAGTTGTAGTAACTTTTACATCTTTAATCCAAGAGTAAGGAATTATATAGGCTGGATAGATAGTAAATATAAACTTATCACCTAGTTTAATATCATTAGAAAGCTTCCCAACCCTAACTATTTCATTTGATTTAAAAAAATCTTTTTGTGCTGAATTTAGAATTTTAGCTTTTTCTAAATCATTTAGCATTTCAGTAATTCTTTTATTTTCTTTCTTTTTCATATACATTGCAAATAAAAATAAGAAAAGTGTAATAAGCCATAGAATAATAGGCTCAATAAATAGAAGTAACATTGTGTCTTTAAGGTCTGTAGAAACTTCTGGTAATTTTGCTTCTCCATGATTCACTACATATACACCAATCAAAATAAATAAGCCATCTATCACTAAGAATAATATTTCTATATAATGAAATGCTTTGGAGATATTTTCCATTTTCAAAATACTATAAAAAAAATCCCAAGCCCCTAAAGCTTTAGTACTCCTATCTAAGTCTAAAAATTGAATTTTCTCTATCTTTCTTCTTCTAAATGTGAAAGGTAGCAATAGAGATAAAATAAAAAATAAAGTAATAAGGGTTGTAGCTATAATTATTATAAATAAGATATATAATTCCATCTAAAACACGTCCCTTTTAAATCTTCCTTGTTCTAAAATTTTAAAATATTCTTCTGGATGTGCATAAAGATTATCTTCTCTATCTTCAAGATAGATAGTATCTATATTAATTTTATCAGTTGAGATATAAAGGACATCTCCATATTCAGACTCCAAAAAATACTGACAAGCAAAATACCACTTTTCCCCTATTGGATGAGTAAAACCATTATAATCCTTAAAAGCTTTTATAACTTTTACATAATCACCCGAATAAAGATATTTTTGAAAGTTAAAACTTTTATTAATGACATTTTGTTGACTACTTTCAAAGTCATAAGGAGAATGTTTCTCTGAAAGTTTCCCCTTTTCTTTTTTTCTTTTAACAATTGATAAAAAAAATAGGTATAGAATAATAGTAACAGTAATCATTCCAATAAACATAAATATTATAGTAGTCCACAATAAGAATTTATTATTATATAAATAAGAATACATTGGTTATCCTCCAGCACTAATATTTTATTTGTCAAACTTCCAAATCAACAATCTATCTTTTAAATCTCCCTTGTTCTATAATCTCAAAATATTTTTTTAAGTTATAACAAATTTCCCTTTGAGTTTCTGGTCTGTCTTGAAGATAAATAGCCTTAATATTAATTTTATCTTTTGAAATATATAGAGTGTAGCCATCTTCATAAGGTAAAAAATATACACAGGCAAAATAAAATTTTTCACCTGCTTGGTGAGTAAAACCATAATAATCTTTAAAATCTTTTATAACTTTTATATAATCTCCTGAATATAAATATTCCATAAAGCTAAACCTTTTATTAACAGCATTTTTTTGAGTGCTTTCAAACTCATAAGGAGATAGAGTTTCTCTTAATTTATTCATTTCTTTATTTTTCATTTTTTTCCTTCTTTTTTCAAATATAGTCATATACATAATATAAATAACAGTAAAAACTCCAATAAATAAAAGTACAAATGGAAGTATTAATATAATTTTAGACATTAAAATCCTCCTCCAACTAATAAATTTACTCTACATATATATCATTGACATTTACCCTATATCTTAAAAAGTATTTCTTCATCAACCAATAATTTTTTAATGACAATGGTATTTTTAAAACTTTTTCTCCTTTATTATTATAAATTTCCATAATAGGATAATCTCCTATTTTTACTTTTTGTTTTCCACTTCCAAAAAAAGCAACAAAAGAATTTATAATTGCAAGATTTCCTTGTGTAAAGGATAAGCTCTCTTTAAAAAATAATTGTATTACTAAAATAGCAAGGGATATAATTAATAAAAATAGTATTATTTTTAAAACTTTTTTTCTTGTTGAAAAATCTGGAATATTGCTATTAAAATCATTGTTCACTGTGAAACTCCCCTTATTCTTAAACTGTAATTTCTATTTGATTGCCTTCAATACCAACAATACAACTTTCATAATAGCCATCACCTGTTGTTCTTGGTTCACTTACAACTTCATAACCATCTTCTTTTAGTATTTCAGTCAATTTATCTACTTTTTCTTTACTTCCAACACTGAATGCAATATGGATAAAACCTGTTCTTTTTAAATCTTTTACATCATCAACTAATTCTGGCTTAGTCATAATTTCTAAACGACACCCACTGTCAAAACTTAAAAAATAAGATTTAAAATCAGTTTTTTTATTATGATAAATATTATTTGATTTTGCACCTAAATACTTAATAAAAAATTC
It encodes:
- a CDS encoding DUF3601 domain-containing protein; translated protein: MYSYLYNNKFLLWTTIIFMFIGMITVTIILYLFFLSIVKRKKEKGKLSEKHSPYDFESSQQNVINKSFNFQKYLYSGDYVKVIKAFKDYNGFTHPIGEKWYFACQYFLESEYGDVLYISTDKINIDTIYLEDREDNLYAHPEEYFKILEQGRFKRDVF
- a CDS encoding DUF3601 domain-containing protein → MSKIILILPFVLLFIGVFTVIYIMYMTIFEKRRKKMKNKEMNKLRETLSPYEFESTQKNAVNKRFSFMEYLYSGDYIKVIKDFKDYYGFTHQAGEKFYFACVYFLPYEDGYTLYISKDKINIKAIYLQDRPETQREICYNLKKYFEIIEQGRFKR
- a CDS encoding VOC family protein encodes the protein MYIEHIAMYVNDLEKTKEFFIKYLGAKSNNIYHNKKTDFKSYFLSFDSGCRLEIMTKPELVDDVKDLKRTGFIHIAFSVGSKEKVDKLTEILKEDGYEVVSEPRTTGDGYYESCIVGIEGNQIEITV